Genomic DNA from Segatella copri:
AAAGCACAAACTACAAAAGGTGATACTTTATCTGACGAAGCACAAGAAGTATATGCATTTAAAATGCTGAAAGAGGGTGATGACTATTTCTGGTATTTGACGGATGGAGGTGATAATGTGTACGTTTATGACGATGAAACATCATACGAGGATTTTGTCTTTCCTGCAATTGTATCAGGCGAGTTGAAAAGAAGATTGCTTCTGATAATGGAGATGAAGTATCCTAGTAAAACGTTTTGGCATTCTGCAGAGTGTGAACGTCATACCGTTGATGCTTTTAACCAATATGGAAGCTGCGTGATGGAACTTCCGATGAAAGAACGGAAGGAATTGGATGGCGTGGATATAACAGAAGTGATAAACAAAGCATATTACGATTGGAATCCTTTTCTGGTAAGAATCGTAGATAAGGGATATGGCTTCCAAACTTATTGCGTCAGAAAATCTCAAGAGTGGGATGGACAAAGGTTCGTAAGATTTTCGCGAGGAGAAAATGATGGGATAAAGATGGAAATAAATAGTACTAATGCTTTTCTATAAAAAAGGAAAATTATGAAACATATTATTTTACTTATAGTAGCTTTGCTATGTATGGTTGGTAGCAATGCTCAAACGAGAAAGCCTCAAATGAGAAAAATGGGGCAAACGTCTCAAACGGTTAAGGGTAAGACCACTTCTATGGGTAAGAACAATAGAGGTGCAAGAAATAAAAAGTCGGTGGATTCAAATACACTGTTTTGGCAAAGACTTATTGAGAATGCAGCAAAAAATTCAGAACGGGAACGATATGAAATGACCGACAGAGGACGAGTCATGAAAAGTGTGAAGGAAAAATTTAGTGCATGGAATGAGATAAGAGAATTCGAGAAGACTACAGCTTACGAACTGCGTTTACAGCAATCTTCAAAGTTTGTGTTTGACTCCATTTGCTATGACGCAATTAAGGATAGAATGGGGGAAAATTGGAGCTTGGATTTGGAAAAGTATAATGCCGACAAAGAATATTTTCCTATTACATGTAATTTTAATGAAATAAGAGCTACCATATATGTATCTGTGCCTATAGCGGAAGCTCCACAATTTCAAGAGGATTTTAATAGGGGATTTCAGACTGCAGAGCGACTACGTCGTTTTGGCAAGTTCGTTTATGTTCAGAATATGATTTGTCCGACTTCGATACTCGTAAATCGAAAGCCTTATTGGATTATGCGTGGTCATCGTCTGGGGGAAGGGTATTATGGTGAGATAAATGAGGATTTCTTCATAGATGCAGATACAGCAAAGGTAACGTATAAAGATGCAAAGCCTTTGGTCGTAAAATTTAATGATTTGGGGATAAAAAACAAGTACCTTGCAAATTATGTTTATGTTTTTAAAAAAGAGGAACCTGTCAAGCCGATCATGATGTCAATAGATGGCAATTCGGAATTGGTTGATACAGATAAAATTTACGAGCAAGTAGAAGAAATGCCTTCGTTCCCTGGTGGCTCTAATGCCTTATCATCCTTCATTGCGGCTAATCTCAAATATCCTGTAGTTGCACAAGAAAATGGAATCCAAGGTAGGGTGATAGTAAAATTTGTTGTCGATAAAGATGGAAGAATTACAGATGTTGAGATTACAAGAAGTGTTGATCCTTCTTTGGATAAAGAGGCTATGCGAATAGTCAAGGCTATGCCTAAATGGAAACCAGGGAAGCTTAAGGGAAACTGTGTTAGGGTGAAATATACTATCCCGATAGTCTTTGGGCTTTCATAAAATATTCGAGTTTATAACTCTCGATTTACTTAGGGATAAATGGCAATCTTGGAGGGGAAATATCCAAGATTGCCATTAGCCTTTTCCTTATAAATTATCATATAGACTCCTTATCCAACAAGAAATCAAATACGTCCATAAATACGATGCCGTCATCGTTTTGGTATTTCTTGATGAGGTCGCCTGTTATCACATACTTTATAAAACTATCGTCTATACGTAGCAAAGGTAGATATTAGTCTCTATATTTACAATCATAACAGGAAAGATTTTTGCGGATTTCCGCATTTCTATCTTTCTCTTCTCACAAATCGTTTGAGCAGGAAGGTGAGGAAGTAGGGGAAGGTGTAAAACTTACCATTGAAACCGATGTTCTTATTGCAGAGCTTGATGCCGTATCTGATGTCGGGATATTTACCATCTTGTGCTGTTAGCTTGGCGAGCGACTTGGTGGCATTATCCGTGGCTTTTACTTCAACGGGGATGAGCGACTGGGCATCACGAATGAAGAAATCCATCTCTAGGGTAGATTTCTCGTTGCGATAGAAGTAAAGATTATAGCCTTGCTTTACCAGTATGTCTCCAACGATGTTTTCGTAGATGGCGCCCTTGTAGGTACCATAGTTCTTGTTCACTCTGATGTCTTCTTGCGATTCCTCATCTAGCGAGGCAACCAGCAAGCCCGTGTCCTTATAATAGAGTTTGTACGATTTCGGGTCGTAGTTGCCTTTCAGAGGTAAGGATACTTGGGCGAGACAATAGCAAACGTTGATGATACCTGCATCACGAAGCCATTCGATGGTGCCAACGTATTCTCTGTTTCTTGCTCCATGGGCAATCTTGCTTATCTGAAATTTCTTGTTGTCTTGTCCCAGGAAGACAGAAATATGGTCGTACACGTTCTTGATTTTTCCTTTGTCGAGTCCTTGCGCATATTTCGTAATGTCTTCCTCATAGTCAAGAAGAAGCTGGCGCTGTATCTTGAGCGTGCCGCTGAAGTTTCCGTTGCTCACGTACATATTGACTACGGCAGGCATTCCTCCGATAGTCATGTATTCACGGAATAGCCTCTCTAAAATATCCATTTCCATATTAGAAAGTGGTGTGATGGAGACCATCTTTTCGTAAAGGCGTTCTATAAAGGCAGAATCATAACCTTTTGCCCATAGGAATTCCTCGAAATCCATTGAGTGCATCGTGTAGTCTTCCTTATATCCCACGCTGTTCGATTCTATCTCGCGATAATTGATACCCATAAGCGAACCAGAGCAGATAACATCGTACCTGCCATCTATCTTGAAGGCTTTCAGACTGGTGGCGCAGGCAGGACAATCCTGCATCTCGTCGAAGAAGATGAGTGTGTTACCTGCTTCTATCTTGAGAGAAGGATTGATGAGGGTGAGGTTCCGGATAATGCTGTCTACCTCGTAACCTTCTTCGAAGATTGCCTTGTATTTTTGTTGCAATACGAAGTTGATGGCAACCACATTTTGATAGTTGTCATGGGCGAATTGTAGGATGGAAGCGGTCTTTCCTACTTGTCGGGCTCCCTTCACGATGAGGGGCATTCTCTCCTTATCGCTTTTCCATTCCTTGAGATAATTATCAATCTTTCTGCGCAAAAGCTTCATAATCAATATGTTTATAGTTCTTATTCGAGTGCAAAGATACAACTTTATCACAAAATTCCAAAGGAATTCGGACTGAAAATCACAAAATTCCTATTGTTTTAAGGCGTTTTATCACAAAATTCCATGCTTTTCTCTCTTCGCTATCACATTATTCCCTATTCGTTATACTTTTTTAATCTCTCTTTTTATCCGATTTCAGAAAAAAGATGTACTTTTGCCGCTCAATTCATGAAAGACAGGAATTTGGTTATACAAAAACATTATTAAGGAAGCAAAGGACTTCTGTTATATTTTATAGTATGGACAAGAATGAGAGAATATATAACGAGCAAGAGATGCCCGCAGAAACGAAAAAGAATCATTCCGCTGATGCGGATAGAGTAAAGGAAGTATATAAGGTGACGATAGCGGGAAGCATCATCAATGTGGTGCTGCTCGTGCTGAAGTTTGCTGCAGGTATTCTCGGACATTCGGCAGCTATGATAGCGGATGCCATCCATTCGCTTACCGATTTCGCCACCGATGTGGTGGTACTGGTATTCGTAAAACTGGGCAATAAGCCGATGGATAAGGACCATGATTATGGTCATGGCAAATACGAGACGCTTGCCACAGCCATCATCGGTATTTCGCTCTTCGTGGTGGGTGTGATGATCTGTTATTCTGGCGTAACCAAGACTTATCGTGCCATCTGCGGCGAGACATTGCAGCAGCCGGGCGTTGTAGCCTTGATTGCTGCCATCGTAAGTATCGTGATGAAGGAATGGGCTTATCAGTTTACGGTTAAAGCCGGAAAGAAATATCATTCCGAGGCTGTAGTGGCGAATGCCTGGCATCATCGCAGCGATGCTTTATCGAGTATCGGAACGATGTTCGGTATTGGTGGCGCCATCATCCTGGGAGAAAAATGGGCGGTGCTCGATCCGCTTGCAGCCATCATCGTGAGTGCCTTTATCATCAAGGCCGCCTGGGGACTGGTGATGCAGTCTGTAAAAGAACTGACGGATGCCAGTCTTCCAGAAACTGAGGAAGATGAAATCCTGAAGATTGCAAATGAAGAAGAGGGAGTGGGAGAGATTCATAACCTGCGTACCCGTCGCATCGGAAACAAGATTGCGATAGAAATGCACGTCCGTATGCCGGGTTCTCTTTCGCTTTATGAGGCGCATGAGCATGCTACTCATATAGAAATAAAACTGAAGCAGCACTTCGGTGCAGATACCCATGTGGGAATCCATCTCGAACCGATAAAAGTGAACGGAAAATATCAGAAACCGGAATAACTGAAATAAAAGGAAATAGCCGGAATAAAAGGAAACGAGCCTTGACGGAAGGAAGAAACCTCCATCAAGGCTCGTTTTTTTATTTGATATCCGAATCGTGTTTCGGATATTTATCATCTTTTGGGATGATTATTGTCAGATTATATTATCGGCCGAGATTTACGCTGGCTCCTGCCATAATCCACAAACCTGGCTGCTTAACAGCTGTGAGGTCGTAGTAGCGGTGGCAAGTGATGTTGTCGGCTTTCACGAAGATATTGTATTTCTTCTCGTCCCACATCAGTTTGCAATCTACCTTGGTATATGGATGATAGCCATTCATTCTCTGCTGCCATCTTACGCTCCACGAAGCTGAAAGCTTGTTCCAAATCTGATGATCCAGACCGAATACAGCCTTGTGCTTCAGATACTCCAATGCATAGAGTGATTTCAGAATGTTTGTTTCGGTCTTATGATCCTGATAGATGTAAGCATAACCCAACTTGATGCGGGTGATGAAACTGTTTGGTACCAATTCTCTCATGTAGATAGTAGCGTCTACGTTGTAGCCCATGTTGTTGAGCTTTCCGATGTTCATCACGTGATACTTGCTGTCATTCTGCTCGGTCACGGATGTCTGAACCCAGTCAATCATGTTGGTGCCGTGTGCGTAGAATCCGCTTACGGTTGCGGCAAAACCAGTCTGGCGATATTGAGTTCCCACCTTGAGGGTTGAGTTCTTCTCCGGGTTTAGGTTGATGTCGCCCTGCTGCACCGCATTACTCATGTATAAATCGGTGTAGGTAGGCATTCTCAATGCCTTGTTCCAGGAAGCGTAGAACTTCCAGTTGTCGTTAGGACGATAACTCATATCTACACCAGGATAGAAACGGAAGTCG
This window encodes:
- a CDS encoding zinc ribbon domain-containing protein, whose product is MDTKHKRCPYCGEEILAVAKKCRYCGEWLDADTEKSMTQKVDSIEPEEASTTVDREEKTSFWRKSWKVLSAILVVILFVGIKVGLKEGGRELVKEAAKAQTTKGDTLSDEAQEVYAFKMLKEGDDYFWYLTDGGDNVYVYDDETSYEDFVFPAIVSGELKRRLLLIMEMKYPSKTFWHSAECERHTVDAFNQYGSCVMELPMKERKELDGVDITEVINKAYYDWNPFLVRIVDKGYGFQTYCVRKSQEWDGQRFVRFSRGENDGIKMEINSTNAFL
- a CDS encoding DUF4143 domain-containing protein, whose product is MKLLRRKIDNYLKEWKSDKERMPLIVKGARQVGKTASILQFAHDNYQNVVAINFVLQQKYKAIFEEGYEVDSIIRNLTLINPSLKIEAGNTLIFFDEMQDCPACATSLKAFKIDGRYDVICSGSLMGINYREIESNSVGYKEDYTMHSMDFEEFLWAKGYDSAFIERLYEKMVSITPLSNMEMDILERLFREYMTIGGMPAVVNMYVSNGNFSGTLKIQRQLLLDYEEDITKYAQGLDKGKIKNVYDHISVFLGQDNKKFQISKIAHGARNREYVGTIEWLRDAGIINVCYCLAQVSLPLKGNYDPKSYKLYYKDTGLLVASLDEESQEDIRVNKNYGTYKGAIYENIVGDILVKQGYNLYFYRNEKSTLEMDFFIRDAQSLIPVEVKATDNATKSLAKLTAQDGKYPDIRYGIKLCNKNIGFNGKFYTFPYFLTFLLKRFVRRER
- a CDS encoding cation diffusion facilitator family transporter; protein product: MDKNERIYNEQEMPAETKKNHSADADRVKEVYKVTIAGSIINVVLLVLKFAAGILGHSAAMIADAIHSLTDFATDVVVLVFVKLGNKPMDKDHDYGHGKYETLATAIIGISLFVVGVMICYSGVTKTYRAICGETLQQPGVVALIAAIVSIVMKEWAYQFTVKAGKKYHSEAVVANAWHHRSDALSSIGTMFGIGGAIILGEKWAVLDPLAAIIVSAFIIKAAWGLVMQSVKELTDASLPETEEDEILKIANEEEGVGEIHNLRTRRIGNKIAIEMHVRMPGSLSLYEAHEHATHIEIKLKQHFGADTHVGIHLEPIKVNGKYQKPE